A single region of the Corallococcus caeni genome encodes:
- the nagZ gene encoding beta-N-acetylhexosaminidase, whose protein sequence is MVGFPGTRIDADLAALMDDGIYGAILFKRNVGTAAETAALCREIKTRAGRPFILSVDQEGGRVARLRGEPFTALPPMRELGQRGDEALAERVGRLLAHELRAVGFDWDFAPVLDVDTNPANPVIGDRSFSRDPVEVGRLGVALAKGLEAGGVASCGKHFPGHGDTTTDSHLTLPRLPHDLERLRRVELVPFQAFAKAGLASLMTAHVLFDALEQGVPATMSHRALHDLLRKELGFDGVLVSDDLEMKAIADHYSVAEAAVQGTLAGVDLFLVCHKADVQRTAIEALVKAVESGRVPRERITEAHRRLDALAARFAHPAEDRLATLGDAEHRSLAEGLASAFTGKDPTEVMLASR, encoded by the coding sequence ATGGTGGGCTTCCCTGGCACCCGCATCGACGCCGACCTCGCGGCGCTGATGGATGACGGCATCTACGGCGCCATCCTCTTCAAGCGCAACGTCGGCACCGCTGCCGAGACCGCGGCGCTGTGCCGTGAAATCAAGACGCGCGCGGGCCGGCCCTTCATCCTCTCCGTGGACCAGGAGGGCGGCCGGGTCGCGCGCCTTCGCGGTGAGCCCTTCACCGCCCTGCCCCCCATGCGCGAGCTGGGACAGCGCGGCGACGAAGCCCTGGCCGAGCGCGTGGGCCGGCTCCTCGCGCACGAGCTGCGCGCCGTGGGCTTCGACTGGGACTTCGCGCCCGTGCTCGACGTGGACACCAACCCGGCCAACCCCGTGATTGGCGACCGCAGCTTCAGCCGCGACCCGGTGGAGGTGGGCCGTCTGGGCGTGGCGCTCGCGAAGGGCCTGGAAGCCGGCGGCGTGGCGTCCTGCGGGAAGCACTTCCCCGGACACGGCGACACGACGACGGACAGCCACCTCACCCTGCCCCGGCTGCCGCACGACCTGGAGCGCCTGCGCCGCGTGGAGCTGGTGCCGTTCCAGGCCTTCGCGAAGGCGGGGCTCGCGTCGCTGATGACCGCGCACGTGCTGTTCGACGCGCTGGAGCAGGGCGTCCCGGCGACCATGAGCCACCGCGCGCTGCACGACCTGCTCCGCAAGGAGCTGGGCTTCGACGGCGTGCTCGTCTCCGATGACCTGGAGATGAAGGCCATCGCGGACCACTACTCCGTGGCGGAGGCCGCGGTGCAGGGGACGCTCGCGGGCGTGGACCTGTTCCTCGTGTGCCACAAGGCGGACGTGCAGCGCACCGCCATCGAAGCGCTGGTGAAGGCGGTGGAGTCCGGCCGCGTCCCGCGCGAGCGCATCACCGAAGCGCACCGGCGCCTGGACGCGCTCGCCGCCCGCTTCGCGCACCCCGCCGAGGACCGGCTCGCCACGCTGGGCGACGCGGAGCACCGC